The genomic segment AGGTGGTGGAATGGTTACCGTCCGGGCGACGGGAGCTCAGGAAATCGTATCCATCGACATCGACCCTTCGGTTATCGACCCTGAGGAAAAGGAGATGCTTCAGGATCTGGTCCAGGCCGCTGTGAACGAGGCCCTCCGAAAGAGCAAGGATATGATGCAGGAAGAGATGGGCAAGATCACGGGAGGTTTGCCCGTCCCTGACATCTTCGGCTAGGTATCGTGCGTTTCCCTTCCTCCATAAAACTCCTCATCGAGGAACTCAAGAGACTTCCCGGTATAGGGGAAAAGAACGCCCAACGCCTGGCCTTTCACCTGCTGGGCGCTTCCAACGAGAGGGCCCGGGCTCTGGCCAGTGCTCTTGTGAAGATGAAGGAAACCATCAGGCACTGCGACCGCTGCTTCAACTTGACT from the bacterium genome contains:
- a CDS encoding YbaB/EbfC family nucleoid-associated protein; this encodes MKGLGDLMKKAQQMKASMDRLQEELATKEVEAGAGGGMVTVRATGAQEIVSIDIDPSVIDPEEKEMLQDLVQAAVNEALRKSKDMMQEEMGKITGGLPVPDIFG